From the genome of Marasmius oreades isolate 03SP1 chromosome 1, whole genome shotgun sequence:
CGAGATAATAATACACCTTGCTCGCAAGGAGAGCAGCAGAGTCGCGGGCTTCTGTAGGGAGTTCATCGTTGTCGTAAAGAGATTCTCTAATCGGGGGGAGAGTTCAGTATGAAAACCAAAGTCGATTTAGGAAAGACTCACACCAAGGCGATTTGTTCTGAGATTTCGGCCCAAAATCGCGGGACTAGGGAGTTGAGGGATTTGAGTGCATGTTGTTTGAAGGCTGGTTCTTGTTCTGAAAGGAGAGCAAGAACGCCTGCAGCTGAGGACTGGGAACGTGCAACCATGGAGGAGAGGAACTTTCGGTGACGCGTCCCTCTAAATTCTAGCCAGGCCCGGTGTAAACACGCGCCTGGGCTAGCCAAACATGAACACACAACGTTCCGTTCCGGGAACGAACGCCTTGGCCATTCCTTTAATACTCTCAATCATGTACCTCGTTCGAAACACCATTCGCACTGGCTTGCGCGCGCAATCTCGTAGATTTGCTACTGAGACGCCCATCCAGACCAAGAACGCCTATCTTGCTCAGATTGAAGAGGTAGAGCATCATGCAGCACGTATGTCCACTACAATCCATTTCACGGGCTTATCAGTACTGACAATGACTCAGAAACCACTGAACTCTGGAGGAAAATCAGGTATAATTGATCATTGTCCGTTTCtctcttttgtttctgatataagagccacaaGTTGGTATGTTTGCATTCCCGCTAGTATGTACCATTGTCTTTTTCGCTACAGATACCATTACTGACATGGTGCCCTATAGTTGCTGTCTGTGGAGCCTGGGTATACAACCTTGAGACCGAACACAAGCAACATATCGAACACTTGAGGGCCGAGAAT
Proteins encoded in this window:
- a CDS encoding uncharacterized protein (BUSCO:EOG092654RM), producing the protein MYLVRNTIRTGLRAQSRRFATETPIQTKNAYLAQIEEVEHHAAQTTELWRKISWYVCIPAIAVCGAWVYNLETEHKQHIEHLRAENDGVLPQPPSYEYLNIRRKPFPWGRNSLFFNSEVQKDMTDA